A region from the Coregonus clupeaformis isolate EN_2021a unplaced genomic scaffold, ASM2061545v1 scaf0311, whole genome shotgun sequence genome encodes:
- the LOC121556752 gene encoding integrator complex subunit 12 isoform X2 has product MAASVSLELDPVFLKGLGYLHSKSKDSVDKLRALLDESLSGKGSDSSYRSSLKEVEGTKVTVSKMSINKQDYKSSSSSSSSSSSSSSKSSSSEKSKKEVEKRPSEKVRVEPGEGPEPSKKPRLEPKQHENRSSPVTVQPFKDIPLPDFSNFDAETNADDFAMEMGLACVVCRQMTVTSGNQLVECQECHNLYHQDCHKPQVTDKDVNDPRLVWYCARCTRQMKRMAQKTQKPSQKPAPAVVSAAPVVKDPLVKKPELKVKPDTSSTFQAFKRTEASAAVSANPSSTGSSLQSGSGLTGWAAFGAKTSAGPGASTKPGSSGPIGSSKTSSTSTPAGQKPAGLSGLTSSKSGGGLGGSKMATGGGNGNNADGGNGSVKPPPPLALGKQTLNRSSSGENQGRGTSPGSSPSGSQPSLGGNGGGSGGNGGGNGNGNGSKAAAAEAPAGGKAPTSQESQLNAMKRLQMVKKKAAQKKLKK; this is encoded by the exons ATGGCTGCATCAGTGAGTCTGGAGTTGGACCCTGTCTTCCTAAAGGGACTGGGATACCTGCACTCAAAAAGCAAAGACTCTGTGGATAAACTCAGAGCTCTGCTGGACGAGTCTCTATCTGGCAAAGGGAGTGATTCGTCTTACCGCTCATCACTGAAG GAGGTGGAGGGGACGAAGGTGACAGTGTCCAAGATGAGCATAAATAAACAGGACTACAagtcctcctccagctcctcctcctcctcatccagcagcagcagcaagtcCAGCAGCTCAGAGAAGAGCAAGAAGGAGGTGGAGAAGAGGCCTTCAGAAAAG GTGAGGGTAGAGCCAGGTGAAGGACCTGAACCGTCTAAGAAGCCTCGCCTGGAGCCCAAGCAGCATGAGAACCGCTCGTCCCCCGTCACAGTCCAGCCCTTCAAAGACATTCCCCTGCCTGACTTCTCCAACTTCGACGCGGAGACCAACGCTGACGACTTCGCCATGGAGATGGGGCTGGCCTGTGTGGTTTGCAG GCAGATGACGGTGACGTCGGGCAACCAGCTGGTGGAGTGCCAGGAGTGCCATAACCTCTACCACCAGGACTGCCACAAGCCCCAGGTGACGGACAAAGACGTCAACGACCCGCGCCTGGTTTGGTACTGCGCCCGCTGCACCCGGCAGATGAAACGCATG GCCCAGAAGACCCAGAAGCCTTCACAGAAGCCGGCCCCAGCCGTGGTGTCAGCAGCCCCCGTGGTGAAGGACCCTCTGGTGAAGAAACCGGAACTCAAGGTCAAACCCGACACATCCAGCACCTTTCAGGCCTTCAAACGAACTGAG GCTTCTGCAGCAGTATCTGCCAACCCCTCTAGTACCGGCTCCTCCTTGCAGTCGGGCAGCGGCCTCACAGGGTGGGCTGCATTCGGGGCCAAGACCTCCGCTGGCCCCGGCGCCAGCACCAAACCTGGCTCCTCAGGGCCAATCGGAAGTAGCAAGACCTCCTCCACATCTACCCCCGCTGGCCAGAAACCTGCCGGACTCTCCGGGCTGACCAGCTCTAAGTCGGGCGGAGGACTGGGCGGCTCCAAGATGGCGACCGGAGGAGGGAATGGAAATAACGCTGATGGTGGAAACGGTTCGGTGAAGCCTCCTCCACCTCTGGCCCTGGGGAAGCAGACCCTGAACCGGTCCTCCAGTGGGGAGAACCAGGGGAGGGGGACAAGTCCTGGGTCCTCCCCCAGTGGGTCTCAGCCCAGCCTGGGAGGGAACGGCGGAGGGTCTGGGGGCAACGGAGGAGGGAATGGGAACGGTAACGGGTCGAAGGCGGCGGCGGCTGAAGCGCCAGCGGGTGGCAAGGCGCCCACGTCCCAGGAGTCTCAGCTCAACGCCATGAAACGCCTGCAGATGGTGAAGAAAAAAGCGGCGCAGAAGAAGCTGAAGAAATGA
- the LOC121557065 gene encoding rho guanine nucleotide exchange factor 38, producing the protein MDPNKEANNGSEKEKEKEKDKVIKRRTRPNFLRYMHLERRKTDTIVVANDDTAADIKGDINLGTLVRRSQSDKTEYSAKLKEKMAPLSSLSSILASPALEPEEVRLRKMSRRSKVIQELVQTERDFLTDLELCIREVVKPLRDRQVVDVDRLFTNMETVCEVSAALLHRLQEATAEPDPEALVIGEVFIQAKAALEDVYKIYCYHHDDANSLLKSYEKEEGIKQHFITCVLSLKQIYNQEGKPNLLDMGSLLIKPVQRVMKYPLLLGELWQATPSDHPDNRPLQEALTAAKIINVNINEFKRRKDIVMKYKRTEEDGGTLMGKLNKFSIHSIRKKSDRLTGHLKILTGVEPQVRDEIFDKEEKLFRSLEKAVRQLVKNVHCYLIHIQEMVGVAVQNAADLEDIMKDPDKIDTNSTQHLKNGNDPYKHFKERMTHLVLAPLASLQGMFAAPQKLIQKRYDKLLDYCSRLERSPSSSSSSSSSTSSASASSSSPSPVSEDQGQVAARRDYVALNAQLVEELQRFNMAAHTILSNCVLCLVTLLKGLMDTACHHAPSIQQLPAPLSNISEVQSSIMDELNNLTVVKDNAQTLIERKVSFEKTKKILAVPEIQRQTEGNRARLLEEYPADRLYQLKRNCNGCQEQDVSLLEGELVGLLKDTDPLGSRGRWLVDTGSTQGYVYSSFLKQYNPNRDQGRPGQGTGTTEPQQSIVVLDEDFDNLSLFVSGSGRNNSIRSRSSIRSMGSIPNFSLYNTSSTSLDSCSTPSSLQGDTEPDVRQDVDTETDDQQFYAVYAFKARCDQELTLQEYQHVRILKFSDLGGNKDWWLAEANGQKGYVPANYLSKMSYA; encoded by the exons ATGGATCCCAACAAGGAGGCCAACAACGGCagtgagaaagagaaggagaaggaaaaAGACAAAGTCATCAAGAGGAGAACCAGGCCTAACTTTCTGCGGTACATGCACTTGGAGAGGAGGAAGACGGACACCATCGTGGTGGCCAACGATGACACTGCCGCCGACATTAAAGGGGACATCAATCTGGGGACCCTGGTGCGGAGGAGTCAGTCGGACAAGACAGAGTACAGTGCCAAACTTAAAG AGAAAAtggctcccctgtcctccctgtcgtCGATCCTGGCCTCCCCGGCCCTCGAGCCTGAGGAGGTCCGCCTGAGGAAAATGAGCCGCAGGTCAAAGGTCATCCAGGAGCTGGTGCAAACAGAGAGGGACTTCCTCACCGACCTGGAGCTCTGCATCAGAGAGGTGGTCAAGCCcctcagagacagacag gtggtGGACGTGGATCGTCTGTTTACTAACATGGAGACAGTGTGTGAGGTGTCGGCCGCGCTGCTCCACCGGCTGCAGGAGGCCACAGCTGAGCCCGACCCTGAAGCACTAGTCATAG GGGAAGTGTTCATTCAGGCCAAAGCAGCGCTGGAGGACGTCTATAAAATCTACTGCTATCACCACGACGACGCTAACTCTTTACTCAAGTCCTATGAGAAAGAGGAAGGAATAAAGCAACATTTCATCACCTGTGTGTTATCACTGAA GCAGATATACAACCAAGA GGGTAAACCCAACCTGCTGGACATGGGTTCTCTGCTCATCAAACCGGTCCAGCGGGTCATGAAGTACCCTCTGCTGCTGGGGGAGCTGTGGCAGGCCACGCCCAGCGACCACCCTGACAACAGGCCCCTCCAGGAGGCCCTGACCGCCGCCAAGATCATCAACGTCAACATCAACGAGTTCAAGAGGAGGAAGGACATCG TGATGAAGTacaagaggacagaggaggaTGGGGGGACACTGATGggtaaactgaacaagttcaGCATCCACTCTATCAGGAAGAAGTCTGACAGGCTCACAGGACACCTCAAGATCCTCACCGGTGTGGagccacag GTGAGAGATGAGATATTTGACAAGGAggagaagctgttcaggagtctggaGAAAGCAGTGAGACAACTAGTCAAGAACGTTCACTGTTACCTGATACACATACAG GAGATGGTAGGTGTCGCGGTCCAGAATGCTGCAGACCTGGAGGACATCATGAAGGATCCAGACAAAATAGACACCAACAGTACTCAGCACCTGAAGAACGGCAATGACCCATACAAGCACTTT AAAGAGAGGATGACGCATCTGGTCCTGGCACCCCTCGCCTCCCTCCAAGGCATGTTTGCTGCCCCGCAGAAACTCATCCAGAAACGCTACGACAAACTACTGGACTATTGCAGCCGCCTGGAgcgctctccctcctcctcctcctcctcctcctcctccacgtcttcagcctctgcctcttcctcctctccatcgCCTGTATCAGAGGACCAG GGCCAGGTGGCGGCGCGGCGGGACTACGTAGCCCTCAATGCTCAGCTGGTGGAGGAGCTGCAGAGATTCAACATGGCCGCCCATACTATCTTGTCCAACTGTGTCCTCTGCCTGGTGACTCTGCTCAAAGGCCTGATGGACACGGCCTGCCACCACGCACCCTCCATACAGCAACTACCg GCTCCTTTGTCCAACATCAGTGAAGTCCAAAGCAGCATCATGGATGAGCTCAACAACCTGACTGTCGTCAAGGACAACGCACAGACTCTAATAGAACGCAAAGTCAGCTTCGAGAAAACGAAGAAAATTTTAGCT GTCCCAGAGATCCAGCGTCAGACAGAGGGCAACAGGGCCAGGCTGCTGGAGGAGTATCCAGCTGACAGGCTGTACCAGCTGAAGAGGAACTGTAACGGGTGTCAGGAGCAGGATGTCAGCCTGCTGGAGGGGGAGCTGGTGGGCCTGCTGAAGGACACAGACCCCCTGGGGAGCCGGGGCCGCTGGCTGGTTGACACTGGCA GTACCCAGGGCTACGTCTACTCATCCTTCCTGAAGCAGTACAACCCCAACAGGGATCAGGGTCGACCAGGTCAGGGTACAGGGACCACAGAGCCCCAGCAGTCCATCGTGGTGCTGGACGAGGACTTCGACAACCTCAGCCTGTTTGTGTCGGGCAGCGGGAGGAACAACAGCATACGAAGCCGAAGCAGCATACGGAGCATGGGCAGCATACCTAACTTCAGCCTCTACAACACCTCCAGTACCTCGCTTGACAGCTGCTCCACCCCATCCAGCCTACAGGGGGACACAGAGCCAGACGTCCGCCAGGAtgtggacacagagacagacgacCAGCAG TTTTATGCGGTGTACGCATTCAAGGCGCGCTGTGACCAGGAGCTGACCTTGCAGGAGTACCAGCACGTGAGGATCCTCAAGTTCAGCGACCTGGGAGGCAACAAGGACTGGTGGTTGGCCGAGGCCAATGGACAGAAGGGCTACGTCCCAGCCAACTACCTCAGCAAAATGTCATACGCATAA
- the ppa2 gene encoding inorganic pyrophosphatase 2, mitochondrial, giving the protein MRLLLRSSLRYTSAFLGSHTAFKSELVTQAITSYLIKTMHYQTEERGRPNSSDYRIYFKTSDGKYISPFHDIPLLADGDQENDVPSKKLKKNENEVLYNMVVEVPRWSNAKMEIATKEPLNPIKQDVKKGKLRYVANVFPYKGYIWNYGALPQTWEDPNHMDKDSKCCGDNDPIDVCEIGTMVCSPGQVIQVKVLGVLAMIDEGETDWKLIAINADDPEAPSLNSIEDVRKSRPGHLEATVDWFRKYKVPDGKPENQFAFNGQFQDKDFAVEVVKSTHEHWRALVQKQTNGGQIDCKNVSVSESPFKCSGEDACNVVRSAPAGGEALPVSPEVDKWHFLSK; this is encoded by the exons ATGCGTTTGCTTCTGCGCTCTTCGCTACGGTACACATCGGCATTTCTTGGTTCGCATACTGCCTTTAAAAGCGAGCTTGTCACACAAGCAATTACCTCCTATCTGATCAAAACAATGCATTATCAAACCGAAGAGCGAGGACGACCGAACTCCTCTGACTACAGGATATATTTTA AAACCTCTGATGGGAAATACATCTCTCCCTTTCATGATATTCCACTTCTCGCTGATGGAGATCAG GAAAATGATGTGCCATCTAAAAAACTGAAGAAGAATGAGAATGAG GTTCTGTATAACATGGTTGTGGAGGTACCTCGATGGTCCAATGCCAAAATGGAG ATTGCAACCAAGGAACCACTGAACCCGATCAAGCAGGATGTGAAGAAGGGCAAACTCCGATATGTGGCCAACGTGTTTCCTTATAAAGGTTACATCTGGAACTACGGGGCGCTCCCACAG ACATGGGAAGACCCGAACCACATGGACAAGGACTCCAAGTGCTGCGGAGACAACGACCCCATAGACGTCTGCGAAATCGGCACGATG GTGTGTTCCCCAGGTCAGGTGATCCAGGTGAAAGTGCTAGGGGTCCTGGCCATGATCGACGAGGGAGAGACGGACTGGAAGCTGATAGCCATCAACGCTGATGACCCAGAGGCCCCCAGCCTCAACA GTATCGAAGATGTCCGCAAGAGCAGACCCGGTCATTTGGAGGCCACGGTCGACTGGTTTAGAAAATACAAGGTTCCAGACGGCAAGCCCGAAAACCAGTTTGCGTTCAATGGACAGTTCCAAGACAAG GACTTTGCTGTGGAGGTCGTTAAGTCCACTCACGAGCACTGGAGGGCACTGGTGCAGAAGCAGACTAATGGTGGCCAGATAGATTG TAAAAACGTCTCTGTCTCCGAGAGCCCTTTCAAATGCAGTGGCGAGGACGCCTGCAATGTGGTCAGATCG GCTCCTGCTGGTGGTGaggcacttcctgtatctccagAAG TGGACAAGTGGCATTTCCTTTCCAAGTGA
- the LOC121556752 gene encoding integrator complex subunit 12 isoform X1, translating to MAASVSLELDPVFLKGLGYLHSKSKDSVDKLRALLDESLSGKGSDSSYRSSLKEVEGTKVTVSKMSINKQDYKSSSSSSSSSSSSSSKSSSSEKSKKEVEKRPSEKVRVEPGEGPEPSKKPRLEPKQHENRSSPVTVQPFKDIPLPDFSNFDAETNADDFAMEMGLACVVCRQMTVTSGNQLVECQECHNLYHQDCHKPQVTDKDVNDPRLVWYCARCTRQMKRMAQKTQKPSQKPAPAVVSAAPVVKDPLVKKPELKVKPDTSSTFQAFKRTEVKASAAVSANPSSTGSSLQSGSGLTGWAAFGAKTSAGPGASTKPGSSGPIGSSKTSSTSTPAGQKPAGLSGLTSSKSGGGLGGSKMATGGGNGNNADGGNGSVKPPPPLALGKQTLNRSSSGENQGRGTSPGSSPSGSQPSLGGNGGGSGGNGGGNGNGNGSKAAAAEAPAGGKAPTSQESQLNAMKRLQMVKKKAAQKKLKK from the exons ATGGCTGCATCAGTGAGTCTGGAGTTGGACCCTGTCTTCCTAAAGGGACTGGGATACCTGCACTCAAAAAGCAAAGACTCTGTGGATAAACTCAGAGCTCTGCTGGACGAGTCTCTATCTGGCAAAGGGAGTGATTCGTCTTACCGCTCATCACTGAAG GAGGTGGAGGGGACGAAGGTGACAGTGTCCAAGATGAGCATAAATAAACAGGACTACAagtcctcctccagctcctcctcctcctcatccagcagcagcagcaagtcCAGCAGCTCAGAGAAGAGCAAGAAGGAGGTGGAGAAGAGGCCTTCAGAAAAG GTGAGGGTAGAGCCAGGTGAAGGACCTGAACCGTCTAAGAAGCCTCGCCTGGAGCCCAAGCAGCATGAGAACCGCTCGTCCCCCGTCACAGTCCAGCCCTTCAAAGACATTCCCCTGCCTGACTTCTCCAACTTCGACGCGGAGACCAACGCTGACGACTTCGCCATGGAGATGGGGCTGGCCTGTGTGGTTTGCAG GCAGATGACGGTGACGTCGGGCAACCAGCTGGTGGAGTGCCAGGAGTGCCATAACCTCTACCACCAGGACTGCCACAAGCCCCAGGTGACGGACAAAGACGTCAACGACCCGCGCCTGGTTTGGTACTGCGCCCGCTGCACCCGGCAGATGAAACGCATG GCCCAGAAGACCCAGAAGCCTTCACAGAAGCCGGCCCCAGCCGTGGTGTCAGCAGCCCCCGTGGTGAAGGACCCTCTGGTGAAGAAACCGGAACTCAAGGTCAAACCCGACACATCCAGCACCTTTCAGGCCTTCAAACGAACTGAGGTGAAG GCTTCTGCAGCAGTATCTGCCAACCCCTCTAGTACCGGCTCCTCCTTGCAGTCGGGCAGCGGCCTCACAGGGTGGGCTGCATTCGGGGCCAAGACCTCCGCTGGCCCCGGCGCCAGCACCAAACCTGGCTCCTCAGGGCCAATCGGAAGTAGCAAGACCTCCTCCACATCTACCCCCGCTGGCCAGAAACCTGCCGGACTCTCCGGGCTGACCAGCTCTAAGTCGGGCGGAGGACTGGGCGGCTCCAAGATGGCGACCGGAGGAGGGAATGGAAATAACGCTGATGGTGGAAACGGTTCGGTGAAGCCTCCTCCACCTCTGGCCCTGGGGAAGCAGACCCTGAACCGGTCCTCCAGTGGGGAGAACCAGGGGAGGGGGACAAGTCCTGGGTCCTCCCCCAGTGGGTCTCAGCCCAGCCTGGGAGGGAACGGCGGAGGGTCTGGGGGCAACGGAGGAGGGAATGGGAACGGTAACGGGTCGAAGGCGGCGGCGGCTGAAGCGCCAGCGGGTGGCAAGGCGCCCACGTCCCAGGAGTCTCAGCTCAACGCCATGAAACGCCTGCAGATGGTGAAGAAAAAAGCGGCGCAGAAGAAGCTGAAGAAATGA